CAGACTTTGACTTAATAACACTCCCATTACCATCCAACTCAACGTAATCAAATGTCTTTTGTTTGAGTAATGGCTGTATTGCGAGGCAGCGCGTTGGGCGGTTTCACCGACTTAAAGCGACTGCCGAGGGCGACGCAGATATTGCATTAGTTGATGATAAAGAGGTGGGTGCTGATTCATGATTTTTCACTGGTTTTTCGTAATTTCAGTGTCTCATGATGATTGCCCACTTTTTTATGAAAATCACGCTTTTCATCTACTTGTGTCCATCAGTCAGGGTTTTCTCACCCCTCCTCAGGTTCAAAGAGATCTCAATCGAATAATTACGGAGATTGGAACACCAGCTAATTCGCCCAAACTTCGAGGTTATGCTAAGGGACGAACCCAGGGCATGGTTCAAACTAAAAGAACTCGTCATGAGGTCATTAAACAAGGCAACAAAGAGAAAAAGCCAGAACCATCACCACCAATTGCAGTCTAATCGACTTGAAATTGTTAGTTAGCTATTGAGTCAAAATTCGCGAATTTCCATCGCGAATCATTTTGCTGTTTGTCCAAAGTCCAATCCTGTTTTGGTCTTAATTTTCTCATGGTTTTCTACTATTTTAAGCATTTGAGAAAATGTCTCTTTCTTAACTCCACATAAGCGTTTGAACTTTTCTGGGAACAAGTTTTTTCTTTTTTACTGACCTATTTATCTCTTTTTTATCATACTTTTGCAAGAGGTCTATTGAGGTAAACGTCCATGACGACGCACAAAATCTCTCTTTTGTGTCTGTCATTTGTTAAGAAACGTGTGCGGTTGCCCTGTCTTAAAGATGTAAGGATTACCCTAATTTTTAGTAACCTTATCGAAAGAGGAAGTAAAACGCAAATATAACGTGCGATGATTGAGAAAAAAGTGAAATAAATCGAAATAGCTCGAATCCAAATATTTATCTTCCAAGATTGATGCCTTTAAGTCTCTCACGTCGCTTGTTTATTTTTGAATCCCTACTTCTGGCAGCTAATGCCTGTACATCGGCACAAAAAACCAGCCCTCCTTTGCTTATTGGCGTTGTTAATTATGACCAATATGAACAAATTACTAACCGCTATACAAATTTTAGTCGCTACTTGAGTTCGGTATTGAGAACACATGTTGAAATCGAGCCAACTTTTAATGAGCGCAAAGCGTTAGAGCGTATTCAAAGCCAAGCTTGGTCTTTGGTTTTTGCGCCTCCTGGAGTAGCAGCGATCGCTATCAACGATTTTCACTACATTCCTCTTTTTCCCATGCAGGAGGACGTAACGAATCTCCGTTCTATCTTTGTTGTTGACAACAATAGTCCAATTTGGGAATTAAGGCAGCTAAAGGATAAAACTGTTGCCCTGGGTCAAGTTGGCTCGGCTACAGGGTACTATTTTCCCATCTATAATCTTTACGGTTTGACTCTTGCCGAAGTCTTACTCTCACCAATACCTAAGACCATTCTTGAATGGGTTGCTCAAGAAAAGGTGACTGCGGGAGCACTTTCTACGCAAGAATTCAATTTTCACAGTCCGCAATTTAGTCAAGCAGAGTTTCGTATCCTTTATACTGACTCTCACCCAGTTCCTCTTGGTTCGATTTTGCTTGCACAGACTGTAGATCGGACTTACCAGAATCGAATAATCGAAGTTATGAACAATGCACCTCCCGATATAGTTCAGCAAGCAGGCTATGTTCCAAATGCGTCAGTGCCAAATTATGAATATATGATTTCAGTAGTAGAGCGAGTCCGAGCGATCGCCGCCGACCTAGGCATCCCCTACGAATAAGTTTGTTCTGGCTAAATTAGCGAGAGCGCGACTTGCTACCTAATAAATCGCTGTCGAAAATCTTTCGCCTGCTGTAAATTGGAAATATTTTTAGCTAGAGCCAGACACAGTTCGGTTTCTGTCATATTAGGATTTTGCTTTACAGCGCGTTTGCAAATAAAATTTGCTATCGGACCAATATATTCTACTAACTCTTGATAACAGCGTTCGACAAACTCTGGAGTTATCCTCTCGTCAAAAGGGTCAGAAGCTATTGTAGTTGAATTAATGATGGGTCTAATTGAAGTTTCGGATGCACTGGTGGTAGATTGTGATGTAAATATATTAACACTGAAATGTTCATCTAATATTTTTAAACTCGGATTGATAGCAACAACCTCATTAAAAATTGTCCTGCTGTTAGGTGGACGATCGATAGGA
Above is a genomic segment from Coleofasciculaceae cyanobacterium containing:
- a CDS encoding PhnD/SsuA/transferrin family substrate-binding protein, giving the protein MPLSLSRRLFIFESLLLAANACTSAQKTSPPLLIGVVNYDQYEQITNRYTNFSRYLSSVLRTHVEIEPTFNERKALERIQSQAWSLVFAPPGVAAIAINDFHYIPLFPMQEDVTNLRSIFVVDNNSPIWELRQLKDKTVALGQVGSATGYYFPIYNLYGLTLAEVLLSPIPKTILEWVAQEKVTAGALSTQEFNFHSPQFSQAEFRILYTDSHPVPLGSILLAQTVDRTYQNRIIEVMNNAPPDIVQQAGYVPNASVPNYEYMISVVERVRAIAADLGIPYE